Proteins from a genomic interval of Colletes latitarsis isolate SP2378_abdomen chromosome 12, iyColLati1, whole genome shotgun sequence:
- the Hmgcr gene encoding HMG coenzyme A reductase isoform X1, protein MLARLFEIHGRFCAGHPLEVIVTTFTLTACILNMETGSGQPRNGGIPVAAHCQSGRCNSNDLNAADVIVMTIIRCLAILFTYHQFRNLQKLGSKYILGIAGLFTVFSSVVFTSSVVNFGRSDISDLKDALFFFLLIIDLSKAVILAQLALNSRNQDEVRANIARGMSLLGPTITLNTLVETLLIGIGSLSGVRRLEILCSFACLGVVVNYIVFMTFYPACLSLILELSRGTNGMKPSSADKIFMHPLNEEDQKPNPVVERVKLIMIAGLFVVHVHSRWPFKNDENGYTVEGKRSPASSHIVADTYNMTENQTEVKEYLKNWLSVSADNIVILILLLALAVKFIFFEDKGDIAKQLRFKEEDETEMKIESEYAATENMNMSLRQRFGETLPEMRSAIFPLSGVGGSWIEDNNESQTEFTDKEVQTDGRQFSVDTPDSECSSLRSKVPRSVEECLEIYKSELGATALTDEEVIQLVMHKHIAAYQLEKAVGDMERGVGIRRLIIGEAGKFIDDLIDLPYKHYDYNKVLGSCCENVIGYVPVPLGIAGPLSIDGELYHVPMATTEGCLVASTNRGSRALLKCGVTSRVVADGMTRGPVVRFPNIVRASEAMAWMQDPENFEEMQNNFNLTSRFARLTKIHVRIAGRHLFIRFVATTGDAMGMNMLSKGTEKSLNTVKEHFPDMEILSLSGNFCTDKKPAAVNWIQGRGKSVVCEAVVPADIVTNVLKTSVHALVDVNISKNMIGSAVAGSVGGFNAHAANIVTAIFIATGQDPAQNVGSSNCMTLMEPWGADGTDLYVSCTMPSIEIGTIGGGTGLPAQGACLAMLGVKGANVDVPGENASRLARIVCATVLAGELSLMAALTAGHLVKSHLRHNRSSTMVTNAMIAPQSNVGNTLTVPNVLEPIQSVCEDFKDKC, encoded by the exons ATGTTGGCACGCCTGTTCGAGATCCATGGCCGGTTTTGCGCCGGTCATCCCTTGGAAGTGATCGTGACGACCTTTACACTCACGGCATGCATTTTAAACATGGAGACCGGAAGTGGACAACCGCGAAACGGAGGTATTCCAGTGGCCGCGCACTGCCAATCCGGAAGATGTAATTCGAAT GACCTAAACGCAGCTGATGTTATAGTCATGACTATAATAAGATGTCTAGCAATACTGTTCACCTATCATCAATTTCGCAATCTACAAAAGTTGGgttcaaaatatattttag GTATCGCGGGTCTATTTACCGTCTTCTCCAGCGTTGTGTTCACGTCCAGTGTAGTGAACTTTGGGCGCAGCGACATTTCCGATTTAAA GGACGCGTTGTTCTTCTTCCTGCTCATCATCGACCTTTCCAAGGCCGTCATACTAGCGCAGCTGGCACTGAACTCCCGTAATCAAGACGAGGTGCGTGCAAACATCGCTCGCGGCATGTCGCTGTTGGGACCAACCATCACGTTAAACACATTAGTGGAGACTCTGTTGATCGGGATTGGATCGTTATCCGGCGTTCGAAGATTAGAGATCCTCTGCAGCTTCGCCTGCCTCGGTGTCGTCGTTAATTATATCGTTTTCATGACCTTCTATCCTGCGTGTTTGTCGCTTATCCTCGAG CTTTCTCGCGGAACAAACGGCATGAAACCGTCGAGCGCCGACAAGATCTTCATGCATCCGTTGAACGAGGAAGATCAAAAGCCGAATCCGGTGGTGGAGCGCGTCAAGTTGATCATGATCGCCGGGCTATTTGTGGTGCACGTTCACAG TCGTTGGCCGTTCAAGAACGACGAAAATGGCTACACGGTGGAAGGTAAGAGGTCACCTGCGAGCTCGCATATTGTAGCGGACACTTATAATATGACAGAGAACCAAACTGAAGTCAAGGAATATTTGAAGAACTGGCTGTCAGTGAGCGCTGACAATATCGTCATATTGATACTTCTACTCGCGCTTgcggttaaatttattttcttcgaagACAAGGGCGACATTGCCAAGCAATTACGATTCAAAGAGGAAGACGAGACAGAGATGAAAATTGAAAGTGAATACGCTGCTACCGAGAACATGAACATGTCGTTACGTCAACGATTTGGAGAAACGCTTCCCGAGATGCGATCTGCCATTTTTCCTTTGTCCGGAGTAGGCGGGAGCTGGATCGAAGACAACAACGAATCTCAGACGGAGTTTACCGACAAAGAAGTGCAAACCGACGGGAGGCAATTCAGCGTGGACACGCCGGACAGCGAATGTTCGTCTCTTCGATCGAAAGTTCCTAGATCGGTAGAGGAATGTCTTGAAATATACAAATCCGAA CTTGGAGCTACTGCGTTGACCGACGAAGAAGTTATTCAGTTGGTTATGCACAAGCATATAGCCGCTTATCAGTTGGAAAAGGCTGTCGGAGATATGGAGCGTGGCGTCGGAATTAGACGCCTCATAATTGGAGAGGCTGGAAAATTTATCGACGATTTGATCGATTTGCCGTATAAGCATTACGATTATAACAAAGTACTAGGATCGTGCTGTGAAAATGTTATAGGATATGTGCCGGTGCCGCTTGGAATCGCTGGTCCATTGTCCATCGACGGTGAGTTGTATCATGTACCGATGGCAACTACCGAAGGATGTTTAGTAGCATCTACTAATCGTGGCAGCAGAGCATTGTTGAAATGCGGCGTGACGAGTCGCGTGGTGGCCGATGGAATGACCAGAGGACCGGTCGTAAGATTCCCAAATATCGTCAGAGCCAGCGAGGCCATGGCGTGGATGCAGGACCCAGAAAACTTCGAAGAAATgcagaataattttaatttaaccaGTAGATTCGCAAGACTGACCAAGATCCACGTACGCATCGCTGGCAggcatttatttattcgtttcgtAGCGACGACCGGTGACGCCATGGGGATGAACATGTTGTCCAAGGGCACGGAAAAATCGTTGAACACTGTGAAAGAACATTTTCCTGATATGGAGATATTGTCGTTGAGTGGTAACTTCTGTACGGATAAGAAACCAGCGGCTGTAAATTGGATTCAGGGTAGGGGTAAAAGTGTAGTTTGCGAGGCGGTGGTACCCGCAGACATCGTTACCAATGTGCTGAAGACATCGGTCCACGCTTTGGTAGACGTGAATATAAGTAAGAATATGATTGGGTCGGCTGTAGCCGGTAGCGTGGGCGGTTTCAACGCCCACGCCGCAAATATTGTGACGGCGATTTTTATAGCCACTGGCCAAGATCCTGCACAGAACGTTGGCAGTAGTAACTGTATGACTTTGATGGAACCTTGGGGAGCGGATGGTACAGATTTATATGTGTCTTGTACGATGCCTAGTATAGAGATAGGCACAATTGGTGGTGGAACCGGTCTTCCTGCACAAGGGGCGTGTTTAGCTATGTTAGGTGTTAAAGGCGCCAACGTTGATGTGCCCGGTGAAAATGCCAGTAGATTAGCTAGAATTGTATGCGCCACGGTACTTGCCGGTGAATTGTCGCTGATGGCTGCCCTTACAGCTGGACATTTAGTAAAAAGTCATCTTAGGCACAATAG ATCATCGACCATGGTAACGAATGCAATGATCGCTCCTCAAAGCAATGTCGGAAATACACTGACCGTGCCAAATGTTTTAGAGCCTATACAAAGTGTTTGTGAAGATTTTAAGGACAAATGTTAG
- the Hmgcr gene encoding HMG coenzyme A reductase isoform X2 — protein sequence MSLLGPTITLNTLVETLLIGIGSLSGVRRLEILCSFACLGVVVNYIVFMTFYPACLSLILELSRGTNGMKPSSADKIFMHPLNEEDQKPNPVVERVKLIMIAGLFVVHVHSRWPFKNDENGYTVEGKRSPASSHIVADTYNMTENQTEVKEYLKNWLSVSADNIVILILLLALAVKFIFFEDKGDIAKQLRFKEEDETEMKIESEYAATENMNMSLRQRFGETLPEMRSAIFPLSGVGGSWIEDNNESQTEFTDKEVQTDGRQFSVDTPDSECSSLRSKVPRSVEECLEIYKSELGATALTDEEVIQLVMHKHIAAYQLEKAVGDMERGVGIRRLIIGEAGKFIDDLIDLPYKHYDYNKVLGSCCENVIGYVPVPLGIAGPLSIDGELYHVPMATTEGCLVASTNRGSRALLKCGVTSRVVADGMTRGPVVRFPNIVRASEAMAWMQDPENFEEMQNNFNLTSRFARLTKIHVRIAGRHLFIRFVATTGDAMGMNMLSKGTEKSLNTVKEHFPDMEILSLSGNFCTDKKPAAVNWIQGRGKSVVCEAVVPADIVTNVLKTSVHALVDVNISKNMIGSAVAGSVGGFNAHAANIVTAIFIATGQDPAQNVGSSNCMTLMEPWGADGTDLYVSCTMPSIEIGTIGGGTGLPAQGACLAMLGVKGANVDVPGENASRLARIVCATVLAGELSLMAALTAGHLVKSHLRHNRSSTMVTNAMIAPQSNVGNTLTVPNVLEPIQSVCEDFKDKC from the exons ATGTCGCTGTTGGGACCAACCATCACGTTAAACACATTAGTGGAGACTCTGTTGATCGGGATTGGATCGTTATCCGGCGTTCGAAGATTAGAGATCCTCTGCAGCTTCGCCTGCCTCGGTGTCGTCGTTAATTATATCGTTTTCATGACCTTCTATCCTGCGTGTTTGTCGCTTATCCTCGAG CTTTCTCGCGGAACAAACGGCATGAAACCGTCGAGCGCCGACAAGATCTTCATGCATCCGTTGAACGAGGAAGATCAAAAGCCGAATCCGGTGGTGGAGCGCGTCAAGTTGATCATGATCGCCGGGCTATTTGTGGTGCACGTTCACAG TCGTTGGCCGTTCAAGAACGACGAAAATGGCTACACGGTGGAAGGTAAGAGGTCACCTGCGAGCTCGCATATTGTAGCGGACACTTATAATATGACAGAGAACCAAACTGAAGTCAAGGAATATTTGAAGAACTGGCTGTCAGTGAGCGCTGACAATATCGTCATATTGATACTTCTACTCGCGCTTgcggttaaatttattttcttcgaagACAAGGGCGACATTGCCAAGCAATTACGATTCAAAGAGGAAGACGAGACAGAGATGAAAATTGAAAGTGAATACGCTGCTACCGAGAACATGAACATGTCGTTACGTCAACGATTTGGAGAAACGCTTCCCGAGATGCGATCTGCCATTTTTCCTTTGTCCGGAGTAGGCGGGAGCTGGATCGAAGACAACAACGAATCTCAGACGGAGTTTACCGACAAAGAAGTGCAAACCGACGGGAGGCAATTCAGCGTGGACACGCCGGACAGCGAATGTTCGTCTCTTCGATCGAAAGTTCCTAGATCGGTAGAGGAATGTCTTGAAATATACAAATCCGAA CTTGGAGCTACTGCGTTGACCGACGAAGAAGTTATTCAGTTGGTTATGCACAAGCATATAGCCGCTTATCAGTTGGAAAAGGCTGTCGGAGATATGGAGCGTGGCGTCGGAATTAGACGCCTCATAATTGGAGAGGCTGGAAAATTTATCGACGATTTGATCGATTTGCCGTATAAGCATTACGATTATAACAAAGTACTAGGATCGTGCTGTGAAAATGTTATAGGATATGTGCCGGTGCCGCTTGGAATCGCTGGTCCATTGTCCATCGACGGTGAGTTGTATCATGTACCGATGGCAACTACCGAAGGATGTTTAGTAGCATCTACTAATCGTGGCAGCAGAGCATTGTTGAAATGCGGCGTGACGAGTCGCGTGGTGGCCGATGGAATGACCAGAGGACCGGTCGTAAGATTCCCAAATATCGTCAGAGCCAGCGAGGCCATGGCGTGGATGCAGGACCCAGAAAACTTCGAAGAAATgcagaataattttaatttaaccaGTAGATTCGCAAGACTGACCAAGATCCACGTACGCATCGCTGGCAggcatttatttattcgtttcgtAGCGACGACCGGTGACGCCATGGGGATGAACATGTTGTCCAAGGGCACGGAAAAATCGTTGAACACTGTGAAAGAACATTTTCCTGATATGGAGATATTGTCGTTGAGTGGTAACTTCTGTACGGATAAGAAACCAGCGGCTGTAAATTGGATTCAGGGTAGGGGTAAAAGTGTAGTTTGCGAGGCGGTGGTACCCGCAGACATCGTTACCAATGTGCTGAAGACATCGGTCCACGCTTTGGTAGACGTGAATATAAGTAAGAATATGATTGGGTCGGCTGTAGCCGGTAGCGTGGGCGGTTTCAACGCCCACGCCGCAAATATTGTGACGGCGATTTTTATAGCCACTGGCCAAGATCCTGCACAGAACGTTGGCAGTAGTAACTGTATGACTTTGATGGAACCTTGGGGAGCGGATGGTACAGATTTATATGTGTCTTGTACGATGCCTAGTATAGAGATAGGCACAATTGGTGGTGGAACCGGTCTTCCTGCACAAGGGGCGTGTTTAGCTATGTTAGGTGTTAAAGGCGCCAACGTTGATGTGCCCGGTGAAAATGCCAGTAGATTAGCTAGAATTGTATGCGCCACGGTACTTGCCGGTGAATTGTCGCTGATGGCTGCCCTTACAGCTGGACATTTAGTAAAAAGTCATCTTAGGCACAATAG ATCATCGACCATGGTAACGAATGCAATGATCGCTCCTCAAAGCAATGTCGGAAATACACTGACCGTGCCAAATGTTTTAGAGCCTATACAAAGTGTTTGTGAAGATTTTAAGGACAAATGTTAG